The Bartonella australis AUST/NH1 genome contains the following window.
TTTATTCTCATTGTTTAATCTTACAGCAGTCAAACTGTTTGGTGAACTTGAGTTTTGGTTTAGTCTTATCAAGATTGTTGCAATTTTATCGTTAATTGTGACGGGATTTTATATGATATTCACAAACTTCATTTCTCCAAATGGCAATATTGCCTCTTTCGATAATTTATGGAACCATGGAGATCTTTTTCCTCGGGGGAGTACGGGATTTTTTGCCGGATTTCAAATTGCTATTTTTTCCTTCGTTGGTATTGAACTCTCAGGGACAAGCGCAGCTGAGGTGAGAGAGCCTCAAAAAGTCCTACCAAAAGCGATCAATTCAATACCTCTGCGCATCGTATTTTTTTATATTTTCTCTCTTGTCGTAATTATGTCAGTCACTCCTTGGAATCAAATGATTCCGGGTAAAAGCCCGTTTGTAGAAATGTTTCGGCTCGCTGGTATTCCGGCAGCAGCTGGTATGATTAATTTTGTCGTTCTTACAGCAGCTGCATCTTCTGCTAATAGCGGTATCTTCTCTAGCAGTCGCATGGTATACGGACTCGCAACTAAACAAGGAGCTCCTAAATTCTTAGGGAAACTCTCCAAAAACCATATTCCGGCCAACGCATTATTTTTTTCATGCTTATGCATCTTATTAGGCTATACAATTTTATCGTCATCCCCGACCGTCATAGCTTCCTTTACGATCGTCACTACTATTGCAGCGATTTTATTTATATTTGTGTGGTCTGTAATTTTGGTCAGTTATATTGTTTATCGTCGCAAACGGCCTGCACAACACACGGTATCTGCTTACAAAATGCCAGGAGGTATTTTTATGTGCTGGATCACTCTAGCGTTCTTTGCTTTCATTCTTTTTTTATTGACTCTAGAACCTGATACTTTCTCGGCTTTAAAGTACACTCCGCTGTGGTTTATATTTTTAGGAATTATGTATTTTTTTAAAAAGAAAAATTTTGCCGAACCTAAGAAATAAAATTTGTGCGCAAAAAGCATATTAAAAAAGGTAACCCCGGTTACCTTTTTATTTAAAAACTTCTTCATAGCTTACTACAATTTTAAGGGTACTGTATAACTCCCCCGGTTTAATGGTAATTATTGCACTTACGCCGGGTGTCGGGCCTTAACGGCCACTAAACACCAGCTGTGATCAAAATTCCGTACTCACAAATTTTTGCCGTTCTGCTTTTAAATACCGCAATTATATTTCAGCTCGCGTCAGTTTTTCTTTTTCATAAGCTCCCTAAAGCCACTAAAATTGCCAAAAATATTTTTTTCCTTTACGGACTCACCCGTATCATATATCACGCTTCACGTAGGAAATTACCCTATTTTAGCATAAATTTAGCCTTAAATAATATTAGAGGGAACATCCAAAAATGGGCACTAGACAAAATTTAGATGAAGGTTATCAAAGAAAATTAAAACGCGGATTGGATAACCGCCACGTACAGCTTATCGCTATTGGCGGGGCTATTGGAACAGGCCTCTTTATGGGGTCAGGAAAAACGATCAGCATTGCCGGTCCCTCAATTATATTTGTTTACGCCACCGTTGGTTGCTTTCTCTATTTCGTCATGCGTGCTATGGGAGAATTGCTGCTTTCTAACGCGCAATACCGGTCTTTTGCTGATTTCTCAGCCGATTTGTTGGGGCCGTTTATTGGATTCTTAATCGGCTGGTGTTATTGGCTAAGCTGGGTTGTAGCCGGAGCCGCAGATGTTATCGCCATCGTCAATTATATGCAATTTTGGTGGCCCAATCTCAATCCGTGGCTTCCAGTTCTTGCCTGTATTATTTTCTTCTTAGCCTTTAATCTTGTGGCCGTAAAAATGTTTGGTGAACTTGAGTTTTGGTTTAGTCTCATCAAAATCGTCGCAATTTTGGTATTAATTGTTATCGGATTTTATATGATATCTACAGGCTTCGTCTCCCCAAGGGGCAACGTCGCCTCTTTGAATAACTTGTGGAATGACGGAAACATTTTTCCTCGAGGGGTTACAGGATTTTTTGCCGGATTTCAAATCGCTACTTTTTCTTTTGTTGGTATTGAACTCGCTGGAACAAGCGCAGCTGAAGTCAAAGAACCCGAAAAAGTCTTACCAAAAGCGATCAATGCAATACCTCTGCGCGTCGTATTTTTTTATATTTTCTCTCTTATTGTAATCATGTCAGTTACACCTTGGAATCAAGTCGTTCCGGATAAAAGCCCATTTGTAGAAATGTTTCGGCTCGCTGGTATTCCGGCAACAGCTGGTATGATCAATTTTGTTGTTCTTACAGCAGCCGCATCTTCCGCTAATAGTGGCATTTTCTCTAGTAGCCGCATGGTATACGGGCTCGCGACTAAACAAGGAGCTCCTAGATTCTTAGGGAAACTCTCCAAAAATCATATCCCAGCTAACGGATTGATCTTTTCGTGCTTATGCATCTTATTGTGCTACACACTTTTATTGTTAGCCCCGTCCGTTATATTTGCTTTTACAATCGTCACCACTATTTCGGCGATTGTATGCATATTTATATGGTCTGCAATTTTGGTCAGCTATATTGTTTACCGCCGCAAGCGGCCTACGCAGCATGAAGCGTCCATCTACAAAATGCCGGGAGGTATTTTTATGTGCTGGATCGTTCTGGCCTTCTTTGCCTTTATTCTTTTCTCATTAACGTTAGAGCCTGATACTTTAATAACTTTAGAATATATGCCTTTGTGGTTTGGATTTTTGGGAATCATGTATTTTATGCTTAAAAAGAAAACTCCTGTCGGGAACAAAAAATAAAATCTGCGCAGAAAAAGCGCATCAAAAAAGGGGTAATTTCAATTACCCCTTTTTATAGATCCGCAATCTTCCGTTCATAAAGAACTTAAATATAAAATCAGTTACGCTCTTTATTAATCAAAGCGTTAGATTTAATCCAAGGCATCATAGCACGAAGTTTTGAACCAACTTTTTCAATAGGGTGCTCATCATTCAAGCGACGAATTCCTTTAAAATGAGCTGCACCGGCTTTATATTCCTGCATCCACTCCGACGTAAATTTACCCGTCTGGATATCCCGCAAAACACGCTTCATTGCGGCTTTAGTTTCATCAGTAATCACGCGTGGGCCAGATATATATTCACCCCATTCAGCGGTATTAGAAATTGAATAATTCATATTCGCGATACCACCTTCATAAATAAGATCAACGATTAATTTAACTTCATGCAAACATTCAAAATAGGCCATTTCCGGTGCATACCCCGCTTCCGTCAATGTTTCAAAACCCGCGCGGATAAGTTCTACAAGACCACCACAAAGGACGGCTTGTTCACCAAAAAGATCCGTTTCGCATTCTTCTTTAAAAGTTGTTTCAATCACGCCTGCGCGTCCACCGCCGATACCACAAGCATAGGACAATGCTATATTATGAGCATTACCTGAAGCATCCTGTTCGATCGCGATTAAACAAGGAACACCACAACCGCGTTGATATTCGTTACGTACTGTATGACCCGGACCTTTTGGGGCAATCATCATAACATCAACCGTCTTCTTAGCTTCAATTAAACCAAAATGAATACTCAAACCATGAGCGAAAGCAATCCCTGCTCCACTGCGCAAATAATCGTGAATGTGCTCTTTATAAATATCAGCCTGTAACTCATCAGGTGTTGCCATCATAATGAGGTCCGCCCATTTTGCTGCCTCAGTAACACTAACAACTTTAAAGCCATCTGCTTCAGCTTTTTTAACGCTCACTGACCCGGGACGTAAAGCAATCTGCACATCGCGAACACAAGAGTCCTTCAAATTTAATGCATGCGCACGCCCTTGTGAACCATAGCCAACAATAGCTACCTTTTTTTCCT
Protein-coding sequences here:
- the cycA gene encoding D-serine/D-alanine/glycine transporter; this translates as MDNKQKQKRKLRRGLSNRHVQLIAIGGAIGAGLFMGSGKTISIAGPSIIFVYAIVGFFLYFVMRAMGELLLSNTQYRSFADFSADLLGPGVGFLIGWTYWLCWIVTGTAEIIAIVTYVQFWWPDLNPWIPIFTCIILFSLFNLTAVKLFGELEFWFSLIKIVAILSLIVTGFYMIFTNFISPNGNIASFDNLWNHGDLFPRGSTGFFAGFQIAIFSFVGIELSGTSAAEVREPQKVLPKAINSIPLRIVFFYIFSLVVIMSVTPWNQMIPGKSPFVEMFRLAGIPAAAGMINFVVLTAAASSANSGIFSSSRMVYGLATKQGAPKFLGKLSKNHIPANALFFSCLCILLGYTILSSSPTVIASFTIVTTIAAILFIFVWSVILVSYIVYRRKRPAQHTVSAYKMPGGIFMCWITLAFFAFILFLLTLEPDTFSALKYTPLWFIFLGIMYFFKKKNFAEPKK
- a CDS encoding amino acid permease, whose product is MGTRQNLDEGYQRKLKRGLDNRHVQLIAIGGAIGTGLFMGSGKTISIAGPSIIFVYATVGCFLYFVMRAMGELLLSNAQYRSFADFSADLLGPFIGFLIGWCYWLSWVVAGAADVIAIVNYMQFWWPNLNPWLPVLACIIFFLAFNLVAVKMFGELEFWFSLIKIVAILVLIVIGFYMISTGFVSPRGNVASLNNLWNDGNIFPRGVTGFFAGFQIATFSFVGIELAGTSAAEVKEPEKVLPKAINAIPLRVVFFYIFSLIVIMSVTPWNQVVPDKSPFVEMFRLAGIPATAGMINFVVLTAAASSANSGIFSSSRMVYGLATKQGAPRFLGKLSKNHIPANGLIFSCLCILLCYTLLLLAPSVIFAFTIVTTISAIVCIFIWSAILVSYIVYRRKRPTQHEASIYKMPGGIFMCWIVLAFFAFILFSLTLEPDTLITLEYMPLWFGFLGIMYFMLKKKTPVGNKK
- the ilvC gene encoding ketol-acid reductoisomerase yields the protein MRVYYDRDADINLIKEKKVAIVGYGSQGRAHALNLKDSCVRDVQIALRPGSVSVKKAEADGFKVVSVTEAAKWADLIMMATPDELQADIYKEHIHDYLRSGAGIAFAHGLSIHFGLIEAKKTVDVMMIAPKGPGHTVRNEYQRGCGVPCLIAIEQDASGNAHNIALSYACGIGGGRAGVIETTFKEECETDLFGEQAVLCGGLVELIRAGFETLTEAGYAPEMAYFECLHEVKLIVDLIYEGGIANMNYSISNTAEWGEYISGPRVITDETKAAMKRVLRDIQTGKFTSEWMQEYKAGAAHFKGIRRLNDEHPIEKVGSKLRAMMPWIKSNALINKERN